The nucleotide window GCAAGTGTCTAAGATCTTAGGGTTGTGGTCAGCTTCCCACAGGTCAGCAAGTGAACATATCAGCTGAGGTTTGGTTTATGGCTGTGTGGATAAGTTTAGCCCACAGCAGGCTGATACAAGCTGAAGTAGTTTAGTGGCCCTGCAGGCTTTGTTGATGGGCACTACAATACCATGCAGATGGGCAGGTGTCAGAGTTCAGTGGTATCATGATACACAATACAAACATGGTCCTGAGTTTGCCATCTTAAAACCCAggagtttcactgtgaaattatttcaacatctattctttttatttagtaaatggCTCATGTGAAAAAGTTGTACCTAAGAAACTACTGTCACTGGAGTGAAACTGTgggtttctaaatttaaaaaaaaattgtgtttcactgaaagtcaTGTTTCCAGTCTCACTGTGACTCGAATTTGTTGATTGTTAATGTCAGGTTCTTAGCAGCCATGATTAGCTGTCATGTCATTCCTGAAAGCTTCTCCGTGAGCAAAAAAGGATGTAGGGAAAAGGGGTGATGGTTTTTTGGAAGTTGTTGGCTGAAAATACCTGGTCAGGAAGCAGCTCATCTTAACCTCTTCACTGGAAAACTTTCTGAGATAGTATgtttttcctgattgctttttgaaaagcCATTTTGACATCCTTGTTCCTTAGGCTGTAAATCATAGGGTTGAGCAGGGGAGTGAGGATGGTATAAGTGACAGAGATCAATGCATCCTGATCCGACGAGTAGCTGGAGTCGGGTCTCAGGTAGATGAAGGAGGCACAGCCGTAATGAACAATCACTACTATCAGGTGAGCACTGCAGGTGGAGAAGGCTTTGTGCCTCCCTGCAGCTGAAGGGATCTGCAGGATGGCTAGGACAACAAAGAGGTATGAAATAAGGATCAGCATCAGTGGGATTGTAAGGACAGAGATACCCAGGGTGAAGATAATGGCCTCACTGAGGTTTGTGTGAGTAAAGGCCACTCGGAGGACAGGGGAGATGTCACAGAAGAAATGGTTGAGTTTCCTGGATGtatggaaaggcaaacaaaatatcaAGGGGGTAACCACCTGGGCAACCAGAAAGCCGCTCAGAGCAGAAGCAACCACCAGCTGAGCACACACTCGCCAAGTCATGATTCTGTTGTAGTGCAGGGGGTGGCAGATGGCAACGCAGCGGTCGTAGCCCATggctgccaggaggaaagagtgggagcaccccaagaaaaggaagaagtacatttgtacagcacagcctaggaaggaaatggtttttctctctgctatcaaGTCTACCAGCATCTTGGGGACAATGACGAAGGTGTAGCAAGTCTCGGAAAATGACAAGAcgcaaaggaaaaagtacatgggtgtgtgaaGGCTCCGATCAGCCCATATGATAATCATTATAGTGGTATTCATGCTCAGAGTGACCAGGTACAGCAGCAAAAACACCAcaagaagcagcttctgcagttccgcaaggctggagaaacccaggaagatgaagtctgtggcgagggtttggttgttgttccccatggaaatgaaaggttttctccggacatcaggcagcaagaaaaacagcacccGGGTCACAGAAAGTACAAGGTGGCCTGCTGCTGtgacaaagagaatttttg belongs to Harpia harpyja isolate bHarHar1 chromosome 10, bHarHar1 primary haplotype, whole genome shotgun sequence and includes:
- the LOC128147312 gene encoding olfactory receptor 10K2-like translates to MGNNNQTLATDFIFLGFSSLAELQKLLLVVFLLLYLVTLSMNTTIMIIIWADRSLHTPMYFFLCVLSFSETCYTFVIVPKMLVDLIAERKTISFLGCAVQMYFFLFLGCSHSFLLAAMGYDRCVAICHPLHYNRIMTWRVCAQLVVASALSGFLVAQVVTPLIFCLPFHTSRKLNHFFCDISPVLRVAFTHTNLSEAIIFTLGISVLTIPLMLILISYLFVVLAILQIPSAAGRHKAFSTCSAHLIVVIVHYGCASFIYLRPDSSYSSDQDALISVTYTILTPLLNPMIYSLRNKDVKMAFQKAIRKNILSQKVFQ